The following coding sequences lie in one Trichoderma breve strain T069 chromosome 1, whole genome shotgun sequence genomic window:
- a CDS encoding fibronectin type III-like domain-containing protein — MRYTAAAALAIAAGPFVRADSTPWGVAYGKAQAALAKLTLQDKVGIVSGVGWNQGPCVGNTSPVSKIGYPSLCLQDGPLGVRFSSGSTAFTPGVQAASTWDLNLIRERGQFIGQEVRDTGIHVTLGPVAGPLGKTPQGGRNWEGFSVDPYLTGLAMAQTINGIQSVGVQATAKHYILNEQERNRESMSSNADDRTLHELYAWPFADAVQANVASVMCSYNKINTTWACEDKNTLQTLLKDQLGFPGYVMTDWNAQHSTVQAATAGLDMSMPGTDFNGNNRLWGPALTNAVNSNQVPSSRVDDMVTRILAAWYLTGQDASGYPSLSLSRNVQGTHKTNVRSIARDGIVLLKNDGNILPLKKPASIAVIGSASIIGAHASNSGSCGDKGCDNGALGMGWGSGAVNYPYFVAPYDAINTRATSQGTRVTLSNTDNTSSGASAASGKDVAIVFITADSGEGYITVEGNAGDRNDLNAWHNGNALVQAVAGSNQNVIVVVHSVGAIILEQIIALPQVKAIVWAGLPSQESGNALVDVLWGDVSPSGKLVYTIAKSPNDYNTRITSGDDSFSEGLFIDYKHFDDAGITPRYEFGFGLSYTKFNYSRLSVLSTAKSGPATGAVVPGGPSDLFQNVATVTVDITNAGAVTGAEVAQLYLTYPSSAPRTPPKQLRGFAKLSLTAGQTGTATFNIRRRDLSYWDTSSQKWVVPSGSFGISVGASSRDIRLTGSLSVS, encoded by the exons ATGCGTtacacagcagcagcagcgctggCTATTGCCGCTGGGCCCTTTGTGAGGGCAGACA GTACTCCCTGGGGTGTCGCATACGGCAAGGCACAGGCAGCACTGGCAAAGCTGACTCTTCAAGATAAAGTCGGCATCGTGTCTGGCGTTGGCTGGAACCAGGGGCCCTGCGTTGGAAACACGTCTCCAGTCTCAAAGATTGGCTATCCTTCGCTATGTCTTCAAGATGGACCCCTCGGTGTTCGATTCTCATCCGGCAGCACTGCGTTCACACCAGGTGTTCAGGCCGCCTCAACTTGGGATCTAAACCTAATCCGCGAACGTGGACAATTCATCGGACAAGAAGTTCGAGATACGGGAATTCACGTCACTCTCGGCCCCGTGGCTGGACCTCTGGGAAAGACGCCTCAGGGAGGCCGCAACTGGGAAGGCTTCAGTGTTGATCCGTACCTCACAGGATTGGCCATGGCTCAGACAATTAACGGCATTCAGTCGGTGGGAGTGCAGGCCACAGCTAAGCACTACATCCTTAATGAACAAGAACGCAACCGAGAGTCAATGTCGAGCAATGCCGACGACCGCACTCTTCACGAGCTTTAtgcttggccttttgccGACGCTGTGCAGGCAAATGTCGCCTCGGTCATGTGCTCTTACAACAAGATCAACACAACTTGGGCGTGTGAAGATAAGAACACGCTGCAAACTCTGCTGAAAGACCAGCTGGGATTCCCAGGATATGTCATGACAGACTGGAACGCTCAACACTCGACGGTGCAGGCCGCCACTGCTGGGCTCGATATGTCGATGCCCGGCACTGATTTCAACGGCAACAACAGGCTCTGGGGCCCAGCTCTCACCAACGCAGTCAACAGTAACCAGGTGCCCTCGAGCAGAGTTGATGATATGGTGACGCGAATCTTGGCCGCGTGGTATCTTACAGGCCAAGATGCGTCAGGCTATCCGTCGTTGAGTCTCAGCAGGAATGTTCAGGGAACCCATAAAACCAATGTGAGATCGATTGCCAGAGACGGCATTGTTCTCCTCAAGAACGACGGCAACATCCTGCCGCTGAAGAAGCCCGCGAGCATTGCCGTCATCGGGTCTGCCTCTATCATTGGTGCTCACGCCAGCAATTCAGGCTCATGCGGTGATAAGGGCTGTGATAACGGCGCTCTGGGCATGGGCTGGGGTTCCGGTGCCGTCAACTACCCATATTTTGTAGCGCCATACGATGCCATCAACACTAGAGCCACCTCTCAAGGCACCAGAGTTACGTTGAGTAACACAGATAACACCTCTTCGGGTGCATCCGCAGCAAGCGGAAAGGACGTCGCAATTGTCTTCATCACTGCCGACTCAGGCGAAGGCTACATCACCGTGGAGGGCAACGCTGGTGACCGCAATGATTTGAATGCCTGGCACAACGGGAATGCCCTGGTTCAAGCAGTGGCAGGTTCCAACCAAAACGTCATTGTTGTCGTTCACTCCGtcggcgccatcatcctAGAGCAGATCATTGCTTTGCCCCaggtcaaggccatcgtcTGGGCAGGACTCCCTTCTCAGGAGAGTGGCAACGCTCTTGTCGATGTGCTATGGGGAGATGTCAGCCCCTCTGGCAAGCTCGTGTACACTATTGCAAAGAGTCCAAATGACTACAACACACGCATTACTTCCGGCGACGACAGCTTCAGCGAAGGACTCTTTATCGACTACAAGCACTTTGACGACGCAGGTATTACGCCTCGGTACGAGTTTGGCTTTGGACTAT CTTACACCAAGTTCAACTACTCTCGCCTCTCCGTCTTGTCTACTGCAAAGTCTGGCCCCGCGACCGGAGCAGTAGTACCCGGAGGCCCAAGTGACCTGTTCCAGAATGTCGCAACCGTCACCGTGGACATTACAAACGCCGGTGCAGTGACTGGAGCTGAAGTTGCTCAGCTGTATCTCACCTACCCATCTTCAGCGCCCAGAACACCGCCTAAGCAGCTGCGTGGCTTTGCGAAGCTGAGCCTCACGGCAGGTCAGACTGGAACAGCAACGTTTAATATTCGAAGACGGGATTTGAGCTACTGGGATACTAGCTCGCAGAAGTGGGTGGTGCCGTCGGGATCGTTTGGCATCAGCGTGGGAGCAAGCAGCAGGGATATCCGGCTGACGGGCAGCCTGTCGGTATCATGA
- a CDS encoding fibronectin type III-like domain-containing protein, with amino-acid sequence MVNNAALVAALSALLSPALAQNNQTYANYSAQGQPDLYPQTLATLELSFPDCDHGPLKNNLVCDSSAGYVERAQALISLFTLEELILNTQNSGPGVPRLGLPNYQVWNEALHGLDRANFATKGGQYEWATSFPMPILSMAALNRTLIHQIADIISTQARAFSNTGRYGLDVYAPNINGFRSPLWGRGQETPGEDANVLTSAYTYEYITGIQGGVDPENLKVAATAKHFAGYDLENYNNQSRLGFDAIITQQDLAEYYTPQFLAASRYAKSHSFMCAYNSVNGVPSCANSFFLQTLLRESWGFPEYGYVSSDCDAVYNVFNPHDYASNMSSAAASSLRAGTDIDCGQTYPWHLNESFVAGEVSRGEIERSVTRLYANLVQLGYFDKKNEYRSLGWKDVVKTDAWNISYEAAVEGIVLLKNDGTLPLSKKVKSIALIGPWANATTQMQGNYFGTPPYLISPLEAAKKAGYKVNFALGTDIASTSTAGFAKAIAAAEKSDAIIFAGGIDNTVEQEGADRTDIAWPGNQLDLIKSLSKLKKPLVVLQMGGGQVDSSSLKSNKNVNSLVWGGYPGQSGGVALFDILSGKRAPAGRLVSTQYPASYVHEFPQNDMNLRPDGKKNPGQTYIWYTGKPVYQFGDGIFYTTFKESLSGKSKSLKYNVAEIIAGAHPEYTYSEQVPVFTFTAEIKNSGKTESPYSAMLFVRTSNAGPAPYPNKWLVGFDRLADIKPGHSSTLSIPIPISALARTDSLGNKIVYPGKYELALNTDESVKLEFELVGEEVILEHWPLDQQQIQDATP; translated from the coding sequence ATGGTGAACAACGCAGCCCTCGTCGCCGCTCTGTCGGCTCTGCTGTCTCCAGCTCTGGCACAGAACAATCAGACATATGCCAACTACTCTGCCCAGGGCCAGCCCGATCTCTACCCTCAGACTCTTGCCACTCTCGAACTCTCGTTCCCCGACTGCGACCATGGCCCCCTGAAGAACAACCTCGTCTGTGACTCTTCGGCCGGATACGTCGAGCGAGCCCAGGCCctcatctccctcttcaccCTCGAGGAGCTGATTCTCAACACCCAGAACTCGGGCCCCGGCGTGCCTCGCCTGGGTCTTCCAAACTACCAAGTCTGGAACGAGGCTCTGCACGGCTTGGACCGCGCCAACTTTGCCACAAAGGGCGGCCAATACGAATGGGCAACCTCCTTCCCCATGCCCATCCTGTCAATGGCAGCCCTCAACCGCACCCTGATCCACCAGATTGCGGACATCATCTCGACCCAGGCTCGAGCATTCAGCAATACTGGCCGCTACGGTCTCGATGTCTACGCCCCCAACATCAATGGCTTCCGTAGCCCTCTCTGGGGCCGTGGACAGGAGACTCCCGGTGAAGATGCCAACGTGCTGACCTCTGCCTACacctacgagtacatcaCCGGTATCCAGGGCGGCGTAGATCCCGAGAACCTCAAGGTTGCCGCCACGGCCAAGCACTTTGCCGGCTACGATCTCGAGAACTACAACAACCAGTCTCGTCTGGGCttcgacgccatcatcacccaGCAGGACCTCGCCGAGTACTACACTCCCCAGTTCCTCGCTGCGTCGCGCTACGCAAAGTCTCACAGCTTCATGTGCGCCTACAACTCCGTCAACGGCGTGCCCAGCTGCgccaacagcttcttcctgcAGACCCTGCTGAGAGAGAGCTGGGGCTTCCCCGAATATGGCTACGTCTCGTCCGATTGCGATGCCGTCTACAACGTCTTCAACCCTCACGACTACGCCAGCAACAtgtcttcagctgctgcctcctcCCTGAGGGCCGGTACCGACATTGACTGCGGTCAGACATACCCATGGCACTTGAACGAGTCCTTTGTGGCTGGCGAGGTCTCCCGCGGCGAGATCGAGCGCTCCGTGACTCGTCTGTATGCCAATCTCGTCCAGCTCGGATACTttgacaagaagaacgagTACCGCTCGCTCGGCTGGAAGGACGTCGTCAAGACCGATGCTTGGAACATTTCGTATGAGGCTGCTGTCGAGGGCATTGTCCTGCTCAAGAACGACGGCACTCTCCCTCTGTCCAAGAAGGTCAAGAGCATCGCCCTGATCGGACCCTGGGCCAATGCCACCACCCAGATGCAGGGCAACTACTTTGGCACTCCTCCATACCTCATCAGCCctctcgaggctgccaagaaggctgGCTACAAGGTCAACTTTGCGCTTGGAACCGACatcgccagcaccagcaccgccgGCTTTGCCAAGGCTATTGCCGCCGCTGAGAAGtctgatgccatcatcttcgctgGTGGTATCGACAACACGGTTGAACAGGAGGGCGCTGACCGCACGGACATTGCTTGGCCCGGCAACCAGCTCGACCTCATCAAGTCGCtcagcaagctcaagaagccTCTCGTCGTCCTGCAGATGGGCGGTGGCCAGGTTGACTCATCTTCTCtcaagagcaacaagaacgTCAACTCCCTTGTCTGGGGTGGATATCCCGGCCAGTCTGGAGGTGTCGCTCTCTTTGACATCTTGTCTGGCAAGCGTGCCCCCGCTGGACGATTGGTCTCAACCCAGTACCCGGCCAGCTACGTTCACGAGTTCCCCCAGAACGACATGAACCTCCGCCCTgatggaaagaagaaccCCGGACAGACTTACATCTGGTACACTGGCAAGCCTGTCTACCAGTTTGGTGACGGTATCTTCTACACTACTTTCAAGGAGAGCTTGTCTGGCAAGTCCAAGAGCCTCAAGTACAACGTTGCTGAAATCATTGCTGGTGCCCACCCTGAATACACCTACAGTGAGCAGGTTCCGGTCTTCACCTTCACTGCCGAGATTAAGAACTCTGGCAAGACTGAGTCCCCATACTCGGCCATGCTCTTCGTCCGCACTTCCAACGCTGGTCCTGCCCCCTACCCCAACAAGTGGCTGGTTGGATTCGACAGACTTGCCGATATCAAGCCTGGTCACTCCTCTACGCTCAGCATCCCTATCCCCATCAGCGCCCTTGCCCGTACCGACTCTCTTGGAAACAAGATTGTCTACCCTGGCAAGTATGAGCTGGCTCTCAACACTGACGAGTCTGTCAAGCTGGAGTTTGAGCTTGTGGGCGAGGAGGTGATCCTCGAGCACTGGCCTCTGGATCAGCAGCAGATTCAGGATGCCACTCCATAA
- a CDS encoding KR domain-containing protein, translating to MSLVSILPGWWWVVADGRPDIPYVSPARWESGLEAVGFGPRECPFDSEEPSQLNAIMVAKPSVEPVSSAKKTITSATTARAKGERRSCNLSSRAMDYQASCQSQDYAQLVGLSRTIRTEALSNSAVCEADDFEKSLNVALDVFAKFQERQGDGMLDSDSEFAVANGPRRADDRNGKIEIKLHAIDLNFKDALRAVNDIPCPDEGVGTEDAGMIRRVGPGVRTLRPDDPVMTVKAGIFTDATAMTTVFSTVAESMFNAAHLEKGQVIILFTVHRESWASAIQLAKKVGAAMYATVGKGEKVKFLMEGFNIPRSRTYQHHDTGFVEGATRETNGRGIDVALNFLSGELLQAMWRCVAQYSPSVEIGKRDLLGGSKARDGRFPCWSNITHDSSSLSLAVLEMVLMMYILFTGTPKVRYIWNLHEATRETGIKSDFFSSMRGTTGLAGQSNYASANTCLGSYVQYWTGIRLHASHIDQGAAQDPGCVANDEPLLKRRSLANTRGVSEQYSLLYPWVARKVAPSGKKDGRITAYHNASNESDDGSGASRDFLDILLAKAKTKPSMLKPRDAGGTLPIEIGKRLFMFLLKSEDDPDMSTSLAALGLDSLVGVEMRSY from the exons ATGTCTTTGGTTAGTATTCTCCCAGGATGGTGGTGGGTTGTAGCAGACGGCCGGCCAGATATACCCTATGTTTCCCCTGCCCGGTGGGAGTCGGGGCTAGAGGCAGTTGGATTCGGGCCTCGAGAGTGTCCCTTTGACAGCGAAGAGCCCAGCCAGCTGAACGCCATCATGGTGGCAAAACCAAGTGTCGAGCCTGTCTCAtcggcgaagaagacgattaCCTCTGCAACGACGGCGCGAGCCAAAGGGGAACGCCGATCCTGCAACTTGAGCTCAAGGGCTATGGA CTATCAGGCTAGCTGCCAGAGCCAAGATTATGCGCAGCTCGTCGGGTTGTCCAGAACAATTCGCACCGAGGCCCTGTCAAACTCTGCAGTCTGTGAGGctgatgactttgagaaaTCACTGAATGTTGCTCTGGACGTGTTTGCAAAGTTCCAGGAGCGTCAAGGAGACGGTATGCTGGATTCTGACTCTGAGTTTGCAGTCGCCAACGGTCCAAGACGAGCTGATGACCGAAACGGGA agattgagattAAGTTGCATGCGATAGATCTGAACTTCAAG GATGCCCTAAGAGCTGTCAATGACATACCTTGTCCAGATGAAGGCGTAGGCACAGAAGATGCCGGTATGATTCGTCGTGTTGGCCCTGGAGTCCGGACCCTTAGACCAGATGATCCTGTCATGACCGTCAAAGCCGGTATCTTCACC GATGCCACGGCAATGACTACTGTCTTTTCAACGGTCGCCGAATCAATGTTCAACGCCGCTCACCTCGAGAAAGGTCAGGTTA TCATTCTTTTCACAGTGCATCGGGAGTCCTGGGCATCTGCGatccagctggccaagaaggttGGGGCAGCGATGTACGCCACCGtaggaaaaggagaaaaagtCAAGTTCCTCATGGAAGGGTTCAATATCCCTAGGAGTCGCACCTACCAGCATCACGACACCGGGTTCGTCGAGGGCGCCACGCGCGAAACCAACGGTCGAGGCATCGATGTCGCTCTCAACTTTCTGTCTGGTGAGCTACTCCAGGCGATGTGGCGCTGTGTGGCCCAATACAGTCCCAGTGTTGAGATTGGCAAGCGAGATTTGCTTGGTGGCAGCAAAGCTAGAGATGGACGCTTTCCCTGCTGGTCGAACATAACGCACGACagctcgtctctctctctcgcagTGTTGGAGATGGTCCTGATGATGTATATTTTGTTC ACTGGAACGCCCAAGGTTAGATACATATGGAATCTCCACGAGGCCACAAGGGAAACTGGCATCAAATCtgacttcttctcctcaatgcGGGGTACCACGGGCCTAGCTGGCCAATCCAACTATGCCAGCGCCAACACTTGTCTCGGTTCCTATGTGCAGTATTGGACTGGTATTAGGCTGCATGCCTCACATATCGACCAAGGAGCAGCTCAAGATCCGGGCTGTGTCGCCAACGATGAACCACTTCTAAAGAGAAGGAGTCTAGCAAACACCAGGGGAGTCTCTGAGC AATACTCACTTCTGTACCCTTGGGTAGCCAGGAAGGTCGCGCCTTCTGGGAAAAAAGACGGGCGCATCACGGCGTATCACAACGCATCCAACGAGTCTGATGATGGCTCTGGGGCCAGCAGGGATTTTCTGGACATCTTGTtagccaaggccaagacgaAGCCATCCATGCTCAAACCCAGGGATGCGGGTGGAACTCTGCCGATCGAGATTGGCAAGAGGCTGTTCATGTTCCTGCTCAAGTCAGAAGATGATCCAGACATGTCAACGTCTCTGGCagctcttggccttgactcACTGGTGGGAGTCGAGATGCGGAGCTACTAG
- a CDS encoding acyl transferase domain-containing protein encodes MPDAVVGYSNGAIAAAYAAGAPAAKEVIATLWKRELVSQKPKKAGDMAAIGPSAEEASPLLPVGVVVTCENSPKSATISGDAKEVHKTVKFTQESHPDIRVRVLKFDKTYHSHHMWEIGSEYHAMIKPQLEGKSPLKDFFPSGTGDEIEGHLHDASAVAHILEYFDIIAFLEVRTHRALAGPIRQIPTQTSTSALYAPSLARGANCVNSYLKAYSLVGMNIAVDLAKLMSNVACVADIPRYL; translated from the exons ATGCCGGATGCAGTGGTTGGCTACAGCAATGGTGCGATCGCTGCTGCGTATGCAGCTGGTGCGCCCGCAGCTAAGGAAGTCATTGCCACATTGTGGAAGCGAGAGCTGGTGTCTCAGAAGCCGAAAAAGGCGGGAGACATGGCGGCAATTGGTCCGAGCGCAGAGGAAGCGTCCCCGCTGTTACCTGTCGGCGTAGTCGTGACTTGCGAGAACTCTCCCAAAAGCGCAACAATTTCTGGAGATGCAAAGGAAGTCCATAAGACCGTAAAGTTCACTCAAGAGAGCCACCCTGATATAAGAGTGCGGGTGCTAAAATTCGACAAGACCTACCACTCTCATCACATGTGGGAGATTGGCAGCGAATATCACGCCATGATTAAGCCACAACTGGAGGGCAAATCGCCTCTCAAAGACTTCTTCCCCAGTGGAACGGGAGACGAAATAGAAGGACACCTGCATGACGC GTCAGCCGTTGCCCACATCCTCGAGTACTTTGACATCATTGCCTTCCTTGAGGTCAGAACTCACAGGGCGTTAGCTGGTCCAATTAGGCAAATCCCGACTCAGACATCGACCTCTGCCCTTTACGCGCCATCACTGGCGCGTGGTGCAAACTGTGTCAATTCATATCTCAAGGCATATAGTCTTGTTGGGATGAACATTGCCGTTgacttggccaagctgaTGTCCAATGTTGCTTGCGTTGCCGATATTCCCAGATACCTCTAA
- a CDS encoding ATP adenylyltransferase domain-containing protein: MEETLTLSKFDKLVNSGLVLYDQSQETVQHVDGDLEFQFLLTSALVKKPVLGPPSSEKNAEVNGDKADGSDISTKGFEIGPIGNDHFVIANKFCYARPHLMLLTCDGYRRQYEPLDEAGLEAAQTVLLSMSQDFVVFYNCGQDGGCSRLHKHMQLIPKPPHSFADFLDNEASSGSPPKVPFHWFYQRVDVANTDAKGLTKVYTNLLQQATAVGQGLAEHADSAPPGAACPHNFIMSKRWMIVIPRRRAGINKEAGANALGMLGVIAVATRAEIDNWIRLGLSESLRQLGVPK, encoded by the exons ATGGAGGAGACGTTGACTCTCTCAAAGTTTGACAAGCTGGTCAACTCTGGTTTGGTACTATATGACCAAAGCCAAGAGACCGTTCAACATGTGGATGGTGACCTTGAG TTTCAATTCCTGCTTACTTCGGCACTTGTAAAGAAGCCCGTTCTGGGGCCGCCGTCATCGGAAAAGAATGCAGAAGTCAACGGCGACAAAGCTGATGGTAGCGATATTTCCACCAAAGGCTTCGAGATTGGTCCAATCGGCAATGACCATTTTGTCATTGCCAACAAATTCTGCTACGCACGCCCACATCTCATGCTTCTAACGTGCGATGGCTACCGAAGACAGTATGAGCCGTTGGACGAAGCCGGTTTGGAGGCTGCGCAAACGGTTCTCCTTTCCATGAGTCAAGATTTTGTTGTATTTTACAACTGCGGCCAAGACGGAGGCTGCAGTCGGCTGCATAAGCATATGCAACTTATTCCCAAACCGCCTCACAGTTTTGCGGACTTTCTGGATAATGAGGCTTCCAGCGGCAGCCCTCCCAAGGTTCCCTTTCACTGGTTCTATCAGCGGGTTGATGTTGCGAATACAGACGCAAAGGGGCTAACAAAGGTCTACACGAATCTCCTGCAGCAGGCCACAGCCGTGGGTCAGGGCTTGGCTGAGCATGCAGATTCAGCGCCGCCAGGTGCGGCATGTCCTCACAACTTTATAATGAGTAAACGATGGATGATTGTTATACCAAGGCGTCGAGCGGGTATCAACAAAGAAGCTGGTGCAAATGCGTTGGGAATGCTCGGAGTGATTGCTGTTGCTACGAGGGCAGAGATTGACAATTGGATTCGTCTTGGACTGTCGGAATCCTTGAGACAATTGGGAGTGCCAAAATAG
- a CDS encoding short chain dehydrogenase domain-containing protein — MGNTQEPEFPIQLNLGPAIRQFFYSQLFIAPRYPIDSFAGKTVIVTGSNVGLGLEAARHFYRLNAAKLILAVRTVSKGQAAKEDILRSVTARSDADAIEVWPLDQTSNRSTLEFCERVQKELHRVDAAVLNAGINTKEFRIVDGYEQVTQVNVLNTFLLALSLLPKLRDTKAEFPDATPHLTIVSSEAHRLSKFDEINGSNLYEQLNNELSYSQQPRYQVTKLLEVLLVREIVARLKHDSNSTTHHVTINLVNPGLCYSAINRSGVKPPLLVRLAYKLLARTTEVGGRCLVLAAAAPDNSHGECQSDGMNQDVAPWIYTSLGEKAQEKVWEQTVVILEERKPGILRAAGL; from the coding sequence ATGGGAAACACACAGGAGCCAGAATTTCCTATCCAACTGAATCTCGGACCTGCTATTCGCCAGTTTTTCTATTCACAACTCTTCATAGCTCCTCGTTACCCTATAGACTCTTTCGCTGGAAAGACGGTTATAGTCACTGGATCCAATGTTGGGTTAGGCTTGGAGGCCGCTCGCCACTTTTACAGGCTCAACGCCGCGAAACTAATTCTTGCGGTCCGCACCGTCTCCAAAGGCCAGGCCGCCAAGGAAGACATTCTCAGGAGTGTCACGGCACGAAGCGATGCCGATGCTATTGAGGTCTGGCCACTTGATCAAACCAGCAACCGATCCACCCTCGAGTTTTGCGAGCGCGTCCAAAAGGAGTTGCACCGTGTCGATGCTGCGGTACTAAACGCTGGCATAAACACTAAAGAGTTCAGGATAGTTGATGGTTATGAGCAAGTCACACAAGTCAATGTGCTCAATACGTTCTTGTTAGCTCTGTCGCTGCTCCCCAAGCTTCGGGACACCAAGGCAGAGTTCCCAGATGCGACGCCTCATTTGACCATTGTGAGCTCGGAGGCGCATCGCCTTAGCAAATTTGACGAAATCAATGGTTCGAACCTGTACGAGCAGTTGAATAACGAGCTCTCATACAGCCAACAACCGAGATACCAAGTCACTAAGCTTCTCGAGGTCCTCTTGGTCCGCGAAATCGTCGCCCGTCTAAAGCACGACTCCAATTCCACTACACACCACGTAACTATCAACCTGGTGAATCCCGGCCTCTGTTACAGTGCTATTAATCGTAGCGGTGTGAAGCCTCCGCTCTTGGTCCGTCTCGCCTACAAGCTTCTTGCGCGCACTACTGAAGTGGGTGGCCGGTGCCTTGTgctcgctgccgctgctccagATAATTCGCATGGCGAATGCCAGAGTGATGGAATGAACCAAGATGTTGCACCTTGGATTTATACCAGTTTGGGTGAGAAAGCACAGGAGAAAGTCTGGGAACAAACTGTGGTGATcttggaagagaggaaaCCGGGTATCCTGAGAGCTGCAGGACTGTGA
- a CDS encoding fungal specific transcription factor domain-containing protein: MQLKHWIPLALSDCGLMAALFLQSCHSLAVLNPCQDYADMSTKYRLQCIQSTNASLSKTATQMSDATIAKVMIMAVDEFTLGNVDAWRAHLTAITWMIERRGGVDALGVGGFLKEVIVKYAVSHSFFKPHANSLSTPIFYE; encoded by the exons ATGCAGCTGAAACACTGGATCCCACTGGCTCTTTCAGACTGTGGTCTCATGGCCGCGTTGTTTCTACAGTCCTGCCATAGTCTGGCAGTATTGAATCCATGTCAGGATTATGCAGACATGTCAACCAAGTACCGACTGCAGTGCATCCAGTCAACGAATGCCTCATTATCCAAGACGGCTACGCAGATGAGCGATGCCACTATCGCCAAGGTCATGATAATGGCAGTTGATGAG TTTACACTTGGGAATGTTGACGCGTGGCGTGCCCACCTTACGGCGATTACCTGGATGATCGAGAGGAGAGGCGGTGTTGATGCCTTGGGGGTCGGTGGATTTCTCAAAGAAGTCATTGTCAAGTATGCCGTCAGTCATTCCTTCTTCAAGCCCCATGCTAATTCGCTCAGTACGCCTATATTCTACGAGTAG